A single Metarhizium brunneum chromosome 5, complete sequence DNA region contains:
- the nadA_1 gene encoding NADH-dependent flavin oxidoreductase nadA has product MDLEIARPLTLPCGLTIPNRLAKAALAEGWGDKNRLPHKSLVETYGAWADGEWGLVMTGNVQVDTAYLGTPDDNAVNSDIPREQLLQSWKQWASTCSKNGTPTIVQLNHPGRQSTPGAGSHGYFGKTIAPSVVPVRLGDGLIARFLSALVFGSPREMDTADIQHVVGRFVDGAKLSHEAGFAGIEIHAAHGYLLAQFLSAKTNTRTDAYGGSPKKRARIVVEIIEAVRKAVPKEFCVGIKLNSVDHQSQTELEECVEQLEVIVAAGIDFLEISGGTYENPEMMIGKANPPVSERTAAREAFFIEFAHAIRDRFKGVPLMVTGGFRSRQGMEAAIKDGGCDLVGIGRPAILNPFLPKNTIFNKEVKDEAARLYVKSVAPSWLSSVLGMRSIGGAAETVSALLPMTLLRSQY; this is encoded by the exons ATGGATCTCGAGATCGCCAGGCCACTTACTCTCCCATGCGGGCTCACCATCCCTAACCGCCTCGCCAAGGCGGCTCTGGCAGAGGGATGGGGCGACAAGAATCGGCTTCCTCACAAAAGCCTGGTAGAGACGTATGGCGCCTGGGCAGACGGCGAATGGGGTTTGGTAATGACGGGCAACGTGCAGGTAGACACAGCATACCTCGGCACGCCCGATGACAACGCCGTCAACAGCGACATTCCGCGAGAGCAGCTCCTCCAGTCGTGGAAGCAATGGGCCAGCACCTGCAGCAAAAACGGCACACCGACCATTGTCCAGCTCAACCACCCCGGCAGACAATCGACGCCCGGGGCCGGGTCCCACGGGTACTTTGGCAAGACGATTGCCCCGAGCGTGGTGCCGGTAAGGCTGGGCGACGGCCTGATTGCCCGGTTCCTGAGCGCTCTCGTCTTCGGCAGCCCGCGAGAAATGGACACGGCCGACATCCAGCACGTCGTGGGCCGCTTCGTCGACGGAGCCAAGCTCTCGCACGAGGCAGGGTTCGCCGGCATCGAGATCCACGCGGCGCACGGCTACCTGCTGGCACAGTTCCTCAGCGCAAAGACGAACACGAGGACTGACGCGTACGGCGGATCGCCCAAGAAGCGGGCCAGAATCGTCGTCGAGATTATCGAGGCCGTGAGGAAGGCTGTGCCCAAGGAATTCTGCGTCGGCATCAAGCTCAACAGCGTCGATCACCAAAGCCAAACGGAGCTCGAGGAGTGCGTCGAGCAGTTGGAAGTTAttgttgctgctggcatTGACTTTCTAGAGATTAGCGGCGGCACGTACGAGAACCCGGAA ATGATGATTGGCAAAGCCAACCCCCCCGTGTCGGAGCGGACCGCAGCCCGCGAAGCCTTCTTTATTGAATTCGCCCACGCGATTCGTGACAGATTCAAAGGCGTGCCTCTGATGGTCACGGGCGGTTTCCGATCGCGGCAGGGCATGgaggccgccatcaaggacggcgGTTGTGACCTTGTTGGCATCGGGCGGCCCGCGATTCTCAACCCTTTCCTCCCCAAGAATACCATTTTTAACAAGGAGgtcaaggacgaggcggccaggTTGTACGTAAAGAGTGTCGCGCCTTCCTGGCTGAGCAGCGTGCTGGGTATGAGGTCGATTGGTGGCGCGGCCGAAACTGTGAGTGCTCTTTTGCCCATGACGCTTCTAAGGAGCCAGTATTGA
- the MEP1 gene encoding Extracellular metalloprotease 1 — protein MSLLTFLVAMLMANAVNASAIHVRQEAAPPCQEQVPSEEFVEISRKLRLEASNSSLTRRQQENFNIQVYAHVVYDHTRGNRGYVQEHLIASQIQIMNQHYRNVGISFTLADVDKTRHPRWAYGYDEFAMKENLRKGGYADLNMYFVASIPGGAAGGSRTYGICYYPIPRQLQFVEFIRDGCTVIAQSVPGVDGWVKQNHIATHEVGHYLGLYHTFEWGNWGERICSPGDDVGDTYPQEQPSHYNTRPMVWACRGWQRSNMYNFMDYS, from the exons ATGTCTTTGCTCACCTTTTTGGTTGCCATGCTCATGGCAAATGCCGTCAATGCAAGCGCAATCCATGTGCGTCAAGAGGCAGCGCCGCCGTGCCAAGAGCAGGTTCCAAGCGAAGAGTTTGTGGAAATTTCCCGCAAACTACGACTCGAGGCCTCCAACTCGTCCCTCACACGCCGGCAACAGGAAAACTTCAACATCCAGGTTTACGCGCATGTCGTATACGATCATACAAGAGGCAATCGCGGCTATGTACAG GAGCATTTGATCGCAAGTCAAATACAAATTATGAACCAGCATTACAGAAATGTCGGAATTTCCTTTACCCTTGCTGATGTAGACAAAACACGGCACCCTAGGTGGGCTTATGGTTACGACGAGTTTGCTATGAAAGAGAACTTGCGCAAGGGCGGATATGCAGACTTGAACATGTATTTCGTTGCATCCATTCCTGGGGGAGCAGCCGGTGGCTCAAGAACCTATGGAATTTGCTACTATCCCATCCCTCGCCAACTTCAGTTCGTGGAATTCATTCGCGATGGGTGCACGGTGATTGCTCAGAGTGTCCCTGGGGTCGACGGTTGGGTAAAGCAGAACCACATCGCTACCCACGAGGTTGGTCACTATCTTGGCTTATATCATACCTTTGAGTGGGGGAATTGGGGCGAGCGGATATGCTCTcctggtgatgatgtcggCGATACGTATCCACAAGAACAACCGTCACATTACAACACTAGGCCAATGGTTTGGGCCTGTCGCGGCTGGCAACGAAGCAATATGTACAATTTTATGGACTACTCGTGA